Proteins from a single region of Sphingomonas morindae:
- a CDS encoding molybdopterin molybdotransferase MoeA, which translates to MSLLPVAEAQARLLALAPPLAAETVALGLAAGRYAAAPVLARRDQPAAALSAMDGYAIRYAERPGPWRVVGESAAGGGLGRPLAPGEAARIFTGAPVPEGADCVLIQEEAAREGTRLVMAGEGPRGPGGNIRPRATDFAEGRVLIEAGARIEARRLALAAIGGHGTLSVGRLPRLALIATGDELVPPGAPLAGAQLPASNSPMLTALIGPRAIVADRGIIPDDLAQIAQAFREAAREADVIVTTGGASVGDHDLIRPALTEAGATLDFWRVAMRPGKPLLAGRLGGAVVLGLPGNPVSAYVTATLFLLPLLAHLAGSAHPWPRPRTVRLGAALPATGVRADYLRARLEGDTAFAPDGQDSAALLALAAADGLIVRPPHAPSAAIGDSAALLDFA; encoded by the coding sequence ATGAGCCTGCTGCCCGTCGCCGAGGCACAGGCGCGTCTGCTCGCGCTCGCCCCGCCGCTCGCCGCCGAAACGGTCGCGCTTGGCCTCGCCGCCGGGCGGTACGCGGCGGCGCCGGTGCTCGCCCGGCGCGACCAGCCCGCGGCGGCGCTCTCGGCCATGGACGGCTATGCGATCCGCTACGCAGAACGGCCCGGCCCGTGGCGCGTGGTGGGCGAAAGCGCCGCCGGCGGCGGCCTTGGCCGCCCGCTGGCGCCGGGCGAGGCGGCGCGCATCTTCACCGGAGCGCCGGTGCCTGAGGGCGCGGATTGCGTGCTCATCCAGGAAGAAGCCGCACGCGAGGGCACGCGGCTGGTGATGGCCGGCGAGGGGCCGCGCGGGCCGGGCGGCAATATCCGCCCCCGCGCGACCGATTTCGCCGAGGGGCGGGTGCTGATCGAGGCCGGCGCGCGGATCGAGGCGCGGCGGCTGGCGCTGGCCGCGATCGGCGGCCATGGCACGCTCTCGGTCGGCCGCCTGCCGCGGCTGGCGCTGATCGCGACCGGCGACGAGCTGGTGCCGCCAGGCGCGCCGCTGGCGGGCGCCCAGCTTCCCGCCTCCAACTCGCCGATGCTGACGGCGCTGATCGGGCCGCGCGCGATCGTGGCGGATCGCGGCATCATCCCTGACGATCTCGCCCAGATCGCGCAGGCGTTCCGCGAGGCCGCGCGCGAGGCAGACGTGATCGTCACCACCGGCGGCGCCTCGGTCGGCGATCATGATCTGATCCGCCCGGCGCTGACCGAAGCCGGGGCGACGCTGGATTTCTGGCGGGTGGCGATGCGGCCGGGTAAGCCGCTGCTCGCCGGCCGCCTCGGCGGCGCGGTGGTGCTGGGCCTGCCCGGCAACCCCGTCTCCGCCTATGTGACCGCGACGCTGTTCCTGCTGCCGCTGCTCGCGCACCTCGCCGGCAGCGCCCATCCCTGGCCGCGCCCGCGCACGGTGCGGCTGGGCGCGGCGCTGCCCGCGACGGGCGTGCGCGCGGACTATCTGCGCGCGCGGCTGGAGGGCGACACCGCGTTCGCACCCGATGGACAGGATTCGGCGGCGCTGCTGGCGCTGGCGGCGGCCGACGGGCTGATCGTCCGCCCCCCCCATGCGCCGTCGGCGGCGATCGGCGACTCGGCGGCTTTGCTCGATTTCGCCTGA
- a CDS encoding DUF2336 domain-containing protein, whose product MSGRRFPDEESDSGGALLGAAAAADRLADARRAAAAHELARPLALAIDDETRARAGLIVEHLIQSIEALLRGAEPLLDAAPGFDCAARFVGAGLLQRSGLAAAALARAEEHRLAAALVRGYGLAVEEEAPGARRLDPIGGTLAAESFAVRAAEATRLDRSGDPLLPLHDLSAEDRHALFWQVAACLADAALATLGAAGPGSEETLHRAAEGAVARTLAAIDEADGIGAAAMRLAHGLRAADQLDDALLAGTLAAGRIATLAALLAVRAGIGFDEAHAMLAMPARAALLLRGCDVARPVAAAMILALAIALDRGVGPDPAERAALLLQGFDRLGPDQARAAVRRARLEPLYRAGLAALGRAL is encoded by the coding sequence ATGTCCGGTCGTCGCTTCCCCGATGAAGAGTCCGATTCGGGTGGCGCGTTGCTCGGGGCGGCGGCCGCCGCGGATCGACTCGCCGATGCGCGCCGCGCCGCCGCCGCGCACGAACTCGCCCGCCCGCTCGCCCTCGCCATCGACGACGAGACCCGCGCCCGCGCCGGGCTGATCGTCGAGCATCTGATCCAGTCGATCGAGGCGCTGCTGCGCGGCGCCGAACCGCTGCTCGACGCCGCCCCCGGCTTCGATTGCGCCGCGCGCTTCGTCGGCGCCGGGCTGCTGCAACGCTCCGGCCTCGCCGCCGCCGCGCTCGCCCGCGCCGAGGAGCATCGCCTCGCGGCGGCGCTGGTGCGCGGCTATGGGCTGGCGGTGGAGGAGGAGGCGCCGGGCGCGCGTCGGCTCGATCCGATCGGCGGCACGCTCGCGGCGGAAAGCTTCGCGGTCCGCGCCGCCGAGGCCACGCGCCTCGATCGCAGCGGCGATCCGCTGCTGCCGCTGCACGATCTTTCCGCCGAGGATCGCCACGCCCTGTTCTGGCAAGTCGCCGCCTGCCTCGCCGACGCCGCGCTCGCCACGCTGGGCGCGGCCGGCCCCGGCAGCGAGGAGACGCTGCATCGCGCCGCCGAGGGCGCGGTGGCGCGCACCCTCGCCGCGATCGACGAGGCCGATGGGATCGGCGCCGCCGCGATGCGCCTCGCCCATGGCCTGCGCGCCGCCGACCAGCTCGACGACGCGCTGCTCGCGGGCACGCTCGCCGCCGGCCGCATCGCCACCCTGGCCGCGCTGCTCGCGGTGCGCGCGGGGATCGGCTTTGATGAGGCGCACGCCATGCTCGCCATGCCGGCGCGCGCGGCGCTGCTGCTGCGCGGCTGCGACGTGGCGCGGCCGGTGGCGGCGGCGATGATCCTCGCGCTGGCGATCGCGCTCGATCGCGGCGTCGGGCCGGATCCGGCCGAACGCGCCGCGCTGCTGCTCCAGGGCTTTGACCGGCTGGGGCCCGATCAGGCACGCGCGGCGGTGCGCCGCGCCCGGCTGGAACCGCTCTACCGCGCCGGCCTCGCCGCGCTGGGACGCGCGCTGTGA
- a CDS encoding citrate synthase, which produces MADGSATLNISDKSFDYKIMEGSVGPSVVDIRKLYADTDMFTYDPGFTSTASCQSGLTYIDGDKGVLLHRGYPIGELAEKSSFMEVAYLLLNGELPKQDELAKFNRTITRHTMVHEQLATFFRGFRRDAHPMAIMCGVVGALSAFYHDSTDINDPKQREIASHRLIAKMPTIAAMAYKYSIGQPFVYPDNALSYTGNFLKMTYSVPAEDYVVDPVIEAAMDKIFILHADHEQNASTSTVRLAGSSGANPFACIAAGIACLWGPAHGGANEAALNMLREIGTPDRIPEYIARAKNKDDPFRLMGFGHRVYKNYDPRATVMQKTANEVLEKLGVTDPVFDVARELEQIALNDEYFIEKKLYPNVDFYSGVILSAIGFPTTMFTVLFALARTVGWVAQWNEMITDPAQKIGRPRQLYTGPTQRDYVAIGDR; this is translated from the coding sequence ATGGCCGACGGCAGCGCGACGCTGAACATCAGCGACAAGAGCTTCGACTACAAGATCATGGAAGGCTCGGTCGGCCCGAGCGTGGTGGACATCCGCAAGCTGTACGCCGACACGGACATGTTCACCTATGATCCCGGCTTCACCTCCACCGCGTCGTGCCAGTCCGGCCTGACCTATATCGATGGCGACAAGGGCGTGCTGCTGCATCGCGGCTACCCGATCGGCGAGCTTGCCGAGAAGTCGAGCTTCATGGAGGTCGCCTATCTCCTGCTCAACGGCGAACTGCCCAAGCAGGACGAGCTGGCCAAGTTCAACCGCACGATCACGCGCCACACCATGGTGCACGAGCAGCTCGCCACCTTCTTCCGCGGGTTCCGGCGCGATGCGCATCCGATGGCGATCATGTGCGGCGTGGTCGGCGCGCTCTCGGCCTTCTACCATGATTCGACCGACATCAACGATCCCAAGCAGCGCGAGATCGCCAGCCACCGGCTGATCGCCAAGATGCCGACCATCGCCGCCATGGCGTATAAATATTCGATCGGCCAGCCCTTCGTCTATCCGGACAACGCGCTGAGCTACACCGGCAATTTCCTGAAGATGACCTATTCGGTCCCGGCCGAGGACTATGTCGTCGATCCGGTGATCGAAGCGGCGATGGACAAGATCTTCATCCTGCACGCCGATCACGAGCAGAACGCCTCCACCTCGACGGTCCGGCTCGCCGGCTCCTCGGGCGCCAACCCCTTCGCGTGCATCGCCGCCGGCATCGCCTGCCTGTGGGGCCCCGCGCATGGCGGCGCCAACGAGGCCGCGCTCAACATGCTGCGCGAGATCGGCACGCCCGATCGCATTCCGGAATATATCGCCCGCGCCAAGAACAAGGACGATCCCTTCCGGCTGATGGGCTTCGGCCATCGCGTCTACAAGAATTACGATCCCCGCGCGACGGTGATGCAGAAGACCGCCAACGAGGTGCTCGAGAAGCTGGGCGTCACCGATCCGGTGTTCGACGTCGCCCGCGAGCTGGAGCAGATCGCGCTCAACGATGAATATTTCATCGAGAAGAAGCTCTATCCGAATGTGGACTTCTACTCGGGCGTGATCCTTTCGGCGATCGGCTTCCCGACGACCATGTTCACCGTCCTCTTCGCGCTCGCCCGCACCGTCGGCTGGGTCGCGCAGTGGAACGAGATGATCACCGATCCGGCGCAGAAGATCGGCCGTCCGCGCCAGCTCTACACCGGCCCGACCCAGCGCGACTATGTCGCCATCGGCGACCGCTAA
- a CDS encoding ComEC/Rec2 family competence protein: MRQTFARRAGALEHWLEAERDQLPLWLPVMLLAGIAAWYALPGRAAWAAWCAAMAGLALGALGLGGASRAARALGLAALGLCAGCALIWHKAERMATPRLDRPRVVRLVAEVRGVEALPARGGTRLTLAPRGDALPKRVRVMLADAPPAPGSAIAPPLTLAPGMVLALRARLVPPPPALAPGGYDFRATAWFAGLGASGRVLDRPVRLAGVPSRGLEARLGAARRALGARILARVPGAAGAVAVALATGDTGAIAPDDAEAFRRSGLAHLLSVSGLHLSAMVGATIFAARRLLALLPWLALRIAVPLLASALGAVAGSLYTVLTGSAVPTLRALIAALLVLAGAALGREAITLRLVASGALLVLIAWPDQAAGPSFQLSFAAVLALVALYEAAPVRRHLAPRPEPAVRRWARAGAGLLLAGLVVEAALMPIAIYHFHRAGFYGALANLVAIPLTSAVVMPAEALALLLEPLGLAAPAWWVVAQALALLLWLARRVALLPGAVALVPDMSRTAFALIVAGGLWLALWRTRARVAGLVPLIAGLGLIAATPPVDLVVTADGRHVALRRADGSLALLRARTGDYVRGALAELGGQESAAALAWEALPEGRCSADLCLAERAAAGRRWRIAATRSAYPLRRAALAPVCAWADIMVSERRLPGWCRPRWLKADAALLARTGGLAIRLAPPRIDTVAAWAAGKPWADSPVR; this comes from the coding sequence GTGCGGCAAACCTTCGCCCGCCGCGCCGGGGCGCTGGAGCATTGGCTGGAAGCGGAGCGGGACCAGCTGCCGCTCTGGCTGCCGGTGATGCTGCTCGCCGGGATCGCGGCCTGGTACGCGCTGCCCGGCCGCGCCGCCTGGGCGGCCTGGTGCGCGGCCATGGCCGGGCTGGCGCTGGGCGCGCTGGGGCTGGGCGGCGCGAGCCGGGCGGCGCGCGCGCTCGGCCTCGCCGCGCTCGGCCTGTGCGCGGGCTGCGCGCTCATCTGGCACAAGGCCGAGCGCATGGCGACGCCGCGGCTCGATCGGCCGCGCGTGGTCCGGCTCGTGGCGGAGGTGCGCGGCGTGGAGGCGCTGCCCGCGCGCGGCGGTACGCGGCTGACGCTGGCCCCGCGCGGCGACGCGCTGCCGAAGCGCGTGCGGGTGATGCTGGCCGATGCGCCGCCCGCACCCGGATCCGCCATCGCCCCGCCCCTGACGCTCGCGCCCGGCATGGTGCTGGCGCTGCGCGCGCGGCTGGTGCCGCCGCCGCCGGCGCTGGCGCCCGGCGGCTATGATTTCCGCGCCACCGCCTGGTTCGCCGGGCTGGGCGCGAGCGGTCGCGTGCTGGATCGGCCGGTGCGGCTGGCGGGGGTGCCGTCGCGCGGGCTCGAGGCCCGGCTGGGCGCGGCGCGCCGGGCGCTGGGCGCGCGCATCCTGGCGCGGGTGCCGGGCGCGGCGGGGGCGGTGGCGGTGGCGCTGGCGACGGGGGATACCGGCGCGATCGCGCCGGACGATGCCGAGGCGTTCCGTCGCTCGGGTCTGGCGCATCTCCTGTCGGTGAGCGGGCTGCATCTCAGCGCCATGGTCGGCGCCACCATCTTCGCGGCGCGGCGCCTGCTGGCGCTGCTCCCCTGGCTGGCGCTGCGCATCGCCGTGCCGCTGCTGGCCTCCGCGCTGGGGGCGGTGGCGGGCAGCCTCTATACGGTGCTCACCGGATCGGCGGTGCCGACGCTGCGCGCGCTGATCGCGGCACTGCTGGTGCTGGCGGGCGCGGCGCTGGGGCGGGAGGCGATCACGCTGCGGCTGGTCGCGAGCGGCGCGCTGCTGGTGCTGATCGCCTGGCCCGATCAGGCGGCGGGGCCGAGCTTCCAGCTCAGCTTCGCGGCGGTGCTGGCGCTGGTCGCCCTGTATGAGGCCGCGCCGGTGCGACGCCATCTGGCGCCGCGGCCCGAGCCCGCCGTCCGGCGATGGGCGCGCGCCGGGGCGGGGCTGTTGCTGGCGGGGCTGGTGGTGGAGGCGGCGCTGATGCCGATCGCCATCTACCATTTCCACCGCGCGGGCTTTTACGGCGCGCTCGCCAATCTCGTCGCGATCCCGCTGACCAGCGCGGTGGTGATGCCGGCCGAGGCGCTGGCGCTGCTGCTGGAGCCGCTCGGGCTCGCCGCGCCGGCCTGGTGGGTGGTCGCGCAGGCGCTCGCGCTGCTGCTCTGGCTCGCACGGCGCGTGGCGCTGCTGCCGGGAGCGGTGGCGCTGGTCCCCGATATGAGCCGAACGGCCTTCGCGCTGATCGTCGCGGGCGGGCTGTGGCTGGCGCTGTGGCGCACGCGGGCGCGGGTTGCGGGCCTGGTGCCGCTGATCGCCGGGCTCGGCCTCATCGCCGCGACGCCGCCGGTCGATCTGGTGGTGACCGCGGACGGCCGCCATGTCGCGCTGCGTCGCGCCGATGGGTCGCTCGCGCTGCTCCGCGCGCGCACCGGCGACTATGTGCGCGGCGCGCTCGCCGAACTGGGCGGGCAGGAGAGCGCGGCGGCGCTGGCGTGGGAGGCGCTGCCCGAAGGGCGGTGCAGCGCCGATTTGTGCCTCGCCGAGCGGGCGGCGGCCGGTCGGCGCTGGCGCATCGCGGCGACGCGCAGCGCCTATCCGCTGCGGCGCGCGGCGCTGGCGCCGGTCTGCGCCTGGGCGGATATCATGGTCAGCGAGCGGCGGCTTCCGGGCTGGTGCCGGCCGCGCTGGCTCAAGGCGGATGCCGCGCTGCTCGCCCGCACGGGCGGCCTCGCGATCCGCCTCGCCCCGCCGCGGATCGATACCGTCGCCGCCTGGGCGGCGGGCAAGCCCTGGGCGGACTCGCCCGTGCGTTGA
- a CDS encoding DUF1467 family protein: MRWFSIIAIYFLFWFLSLFVMLPIGMRTADEAGAPKVPGQADSAPHQFRPWPIVARTTLCAAILFGLFYAIYRQGWIDVHLPADAVNRIPG, encoded by the coding sequence ATGCGCTGGTTCTCCATCATCGCCATCTATTTCCTATTCTGGTTCCTATCGCTGTTCGTGATGCTGCCGATCGGGATGCGCACCGCCGACGAGGCGGGCGCGCCCAAGGTGCCGGGCCAGGCCGACAGCGCGCCGCACCAGTTCCGCCCCTGGCCGATCGTGGCGCGCACCACGCTGTGCGCCGCGATCCTGTTCGGGCTGTTCTACGCCATTTATCGGCAGGGCTGGATCGACGTGCATCTGCCCGCCGACGCGGTGAACCGGATCCCCGGCTAA
- the moaC gene encoding cyclic pyranopterin monophosphate synthase MoaC encodes MSGLTHIDEAGAARMVDVSDKPRTAREATASGRITMAEATATLIREGATAKGDVLAVARIAGIMAAKRTADLIPLCHPLPLDGVTLELVLEPAAVTATATVRTTHGTGVEMEALTAVSVALLTLYDMVKAADRGMTIEAVRLLAKSGGRSGPWRAA; translated from the coding sequence GTGAGCGGCCTCACCCATATCGACGAAGCCGGCGCCGCGCGCATGGTGGACGTGTCGGACAAGCCCCGCACCGCGCGCGAGGCGACCGCCAGCGGCCGCATCACCATGGCCGAGGCGACCGCCACGCTGATCCGCGAGGGCGCGACCGCGAAGGGCGATGTGCTGGCGGTGGCGCGGATCGCCGGCATCATGGCGGCCAAGCGCACCGCCGATCTGATCCCGCTGTGCCACCCGCTGCCGCTCGACGGGGTGACGCTGGAGCTGGTGCTGGAACCCGCCGCCGTGACCGCCACCGCCACGGTGCGCACCACCCACGGCACCGGGGTGGAGATGGAGGCGCTGACCGCCGTCTCGGTGGCGCTGCTGACGCTCTACGACATGGTGAAGGCGGCGGATCGCGGCATGACGATCGAGGCGGTGCGGCTGCTCGCCAAATCGGGCGGTCGCTCGGGCCCGTGGCGGGCGGCATGA
- the gltX gene encoding glutamate--tRNA ligase, with protein MPTSPADRPVVTRFAPSPTGFLHIGGARTALFNWLWARHTGGRFLLRIEDTDRTRSTQAAIDAILDGMRWLGLDWDGEAVFQFARAARHAEVADQLLAQGRAYKCFATAEELEAMRAEQRARKLPLRYDGRWRDRDPAEAPAGAPYVVRLRAETEGETTLEDVVQGRVTVRNAELDDMVLLRSDGTPTYMLAVVVDDHDMGVTHVVRGDDHLNNAFRQLGIIRAMGWEEPVYGHVPLIHGPDGAKLSKRHGALGVEAYRDELGILPEALGNYLLRLGWGHGDEEILPRERAIEIFDLRDIGRSPARTDTKKLENLNGHYIRAADDARLTGLVAPFLAEMLGREATADERALLQRGMAVLKVRAKDLRELADGATFLFRARPLDIEPRAQALLEGAGATLLADAARALETADWTAEALDAAVRSVAEAAGVGLGKVAQPLRAALTGRTTSPGIFDVLLLLGRDESLARLADQLRSAS; from the coding sequence ATCCCGACATCCCCGGCCGACCGGCCCGTCGTCACCCGCTTCGCGCCCTCGCCGACCGGCTTTCTCCATATCGGCGGCGCCCGCACGGCGCTGTTCAACTGGCTCTGGGCGCGCCACACGGGCGGCCGGTTCCTGCTCCGCATCGAGGATACGGATCGCACCCGCTCGACCCAGGCGGCGATCGACGCCATTCTTGACGGCATGCGCTGGCTCGGCCTGGATTGGGACGGCGAGGCCGTGTTCCAGTTCGCCCGCGCCGCCCGCCATGCCGAGGTCGCCGATCAGCTGCTCGCGCAGGGCCGCGCCTATAAATGCTTCGCCACCGCCGAGGAGCTGGAGGCGATGCGCGCCGAGCAGCGCGCCAGGAAGCTGCCGCTCCGCTATGACGGGCGCTGGCGCGATCGCGATCCCGCCGAAGCCCCGGCGGGCGCGCCCTATGTCGTGCGGCTGCGCGCCGAGACCGAGGGCGAGACGACGCTCGAGGATGTGGTGCAGGGCCGCGTCACGGTGCGCAACGCCGAGCTGGACGACATGGTGCTGCTCCGCTCCGACGGCACCCCCACCTATATGCTCGCGGTGGTGGTGGACGATCACGATATGGGCGTTACCCATGTCGTGCGCGGCGACGATCATCTCAACAATGCCTTCCGCCAGCTCGGCATCATCCGCGCCATGGGCTGGGAGGAGCCGGTCTATGGCCATGTCCCGCTGATCCACGGGCCCGACGGCGCCAAGCTTTCCAAGCGGCACGGCGCGCTCGGCGTCGAGGCCTATCGCGACGAGCTCGGCATCCTGCCCGAGGCGCTCGGCAATTATCTGCTGCGACTCGGCTGGGGCCATGGCGACGAGGAGATTCTCCCGCGCGAGCGTGCGATCGAGATTTTCGATCTGCGCGATATCGGCCGCTCGCCCGCGCGCACCGATACGAAGAAGCTCGAAAATCTCAACGGCCACTATATCCGCGCCGCCGACGATGCCCGGCTGACGGGCCTTGTCGCGCCGTTCCTGGCCGAAATGCTGGGCCGCGAAGCGACCGCCGACGAGCGCGCGCTGCTGCAGCGCGGCATGGCCGTGCTGAAGGTTCGGGCCAAGGATTTGCGCGAACTTGCCGACGGCGCCACCTTCCTTTTTCGCGCCCGCCCGCTAGATATCGAGCCGCGCGCACAGGCTCTCCTGGAGGGGGCCGGCGCGACCCTGCTGGCCGACGCGGCCCGCGCCCTGGAGACGGCCGATTGGACGGCCGAGGCGCTGGATGCGGCGGTGCGCAGCGTGGCGGAGGCGGCCGGTGTCGGGCTTGGCAAGGTGGCGCAGCCGCTCAGGGCGGCGCTGACCGGCCGGACGACGAGCCCGGGCATTTTCGACGTGCTGTTGCTGCTGGGTCGTGATGAAAGCCTGGCACGTCTCGCCGATCAGCTCCGATCGGCGAGCTAA
- the trpC gene encoding indole-3-glycerol phosphate synthase TrpC, which yields MTILTEICATTREEVARRKAATPQAEMERRAAGALFPRGFAAALAAKAIDGYALIAEIKRASPSKGLIREDFDPPAHARAYAEGGAACLSVLTDTPYFQGRLADLEAARAACTLPVLRKDFMVDPWQAAEARAAGADAILLIVAALDDGQLAEIESAAFALGMDVLIEVHDEAELARALRLRSRLIGVNNRDLRDFSVDLARTERLLRHVPDDVALVAESGLASRADLDRLAALGVRRFLIGETLMRQPDLARATAELIG from the coding sequence ATGACCATCCTCACCGAGATCTGCGCCACCACCCGCGAGGAGGTGGCCCGTCGCAAGGCGGCCACGCCCCAGGCCGAGATGGAGCGGCGCGCCGCCGGCGCGCTCTTCCCGCGCGGCTTTGCCGCCGCGCTCGCCGCCAAGGCGATCGATGGCTATGCGCTGATCGCCGAGATCAAGCGCGCCAGCCCTTCCAAGGGGCTGATCCGCGAGGATTTCGATCCGCCGGCCCATGCCCGCGCCTATGCCGAGGGCGGCGCCGCCTGCCTCTCGGTGCTGACCGACACGCCCTATTTCCAGGGGCGGCTGGCCGATCTCGAGGCGGCGCGCGCGGCCTGCACCCTGCCGGTGCTGCGCAAGGATTTCATGGTCGATCCCTGGCAGGCGGCCGAGGCGCGCGCCGCCGGGGCCGACGCGATCCTGCTGATCGTCGCCGCGCTCGACGATGGCCAGCTCGCCGAGATCGAGTCCGCCGCCTTCGCGCTCGGCATGGATGTGCTGATCGAGGTGCATGACGAGGCCGAGCTTGCCCGGGCGCTGCGGCTGCGATCGCGGCTTATCGGCGTCAATAATCGCGATCTGCGGGACTTTTCCGTCGATCTCGCGCGCACCGAGCGGCTGTTGCGCCACGTGCCCGACGATGTCGCGCTGGTCGCCGAGAGCGGGCTTGCGTCCCGCGCCGATCTGGATCGCCTCGCCGCGCTCGGCGTGCGCCGCTTCCTGATCGGCGAGACGCTGATGCGCCAGCCCGATCTCGCCCGCGCCACGGCCGAGCTGATCGGGTGA
- a CDS encoding sensor histidine kinase codes for MSPAEGPVRGRVDREGRLVVADPVLAALHRRAGGEVRGPLAIPQLAQLARLARRLAVPVSRAVLAADGEEDLDLWVRARPDEDGVTLAIAGWTRRAPSGPLPAEEGADAFDRLRAEADWTWETDGALRLIALSEEGVRAMRGAAGPALGDPLSRLMILEEGAQGGPPLLDALAQGRGFEDQRVTVRASGARFRLAAVPLHDGLGRLTGFRGTATALPAAPATPVVADGAFSQRLDTALRGPLQRIVAAAESIRLQQDGPLRADYGGYAGDIATAGRHLLGLVGDLVDLDAVEREDFATEREPLDLADCARRAAGLLAVRADDRAIQIVRPDPQERCLALGDFGRCLQVLVNLIGNAVRFGPEGSTVTVTVERTERGAAAIVIDEGRGIAPADRARVFEKFERLGASEPGSGLGLYISRRLARAMGGDIVVEDGIGPGARLVFTLPPAEA; via the coding sequence GTGAGCCCCGCCGAGGGCCCGGTGCGCGGCCGCGTGGATCGCGAGGGCCGGCTGGTCGTCGCCGATCCCGTGCTCGCCGCGCTGCACCGCCGCGCCGGCGGCGAGGTGCGCGGCCCGCTCGCCATTCCGCAGCTCGCGCAGCTCGCGCGGCTCGCGCGGCGGCTGGCGGTGCCGGTGTCGCGCGCGGTGCTCGCCGCCGATGGCGAGGAGGATCTTGATCTCTGGGTCCGCGCGCGGCCCGACGAGGATGGCGTGACGCTGGCGATCGCCGGCTGGACGCGCCGCGCGCCAAGCGGTCCGCTGCCCGCCGAGGAGGGCGCCGATGCGTTCGACCGGCTGCGCGCCGAGGCCGACTGGACCTGGGAGACGGATGGCGCGCTGCGGCTGATCGCGCTCTCCGAGGAAGGCGTGCGCGCGATGCGCGGCGCGGCCGGCCCCGCGCTGGGCGATCCGCTGTCGCGGCTGATGATCCTGGAGGAGGGCGCGCAAGGAGGGCCGCCGCTGCTCGATGCGCTGGCCCAGGGGCGCGGCTTCGAGGATCAGCGCGTCACGGTGCGCGCCAGCGGTGCCCGCTTCCGCCTCGCGGCCGTGCCGCTGCACGACGGGCTCGGGCGGCTCACCGGCTTTCGCGGCACCGCTACCGCCCTGCCCGCCGCGCCCGCCACGCCCGTGGTCGCCGACGGCGCCTTTTCGCAGCGGCTCGACACGGCGCTGCGCGGCCCGCTGCAGCGGATCGTCGCCGCCGCCGAATCGATCCGGCTCCAGCAGGACGGGCCGCTCCGCGCCGATTATGGCGGCTATGCCGGCGATATCGCCACCGCCGGCCGGCATCTGCTCGGGCTGGTCGGCGATCTGGTCGATCTCGACGCCGTCGAGCGCGAGGATTTCGCGACCGAGCGCGAACCGCTGGACCTGGCGGATTGCGCGCGTCGCGCCGCCGGCCTGCTCGCGGTCCGCGCCGACGATCGGGCGATCCAGATCGTCCGCCCCGATCCGCAGGAGCGCTGCCTCGCGCTCGGCGATTTCGGCCGGTGCCTCCAGGTGCTCGTCAATCTGATCGGCAATGCCGTGCGCTTCGGCCCGGAAGGATCGACCGTCACCGTCACGGTCGAGCGCACCGAGCGCGGCGCGGCGGCGATCGTGATCGACGAGGGGCGCGGCATCGCCCCCGCCGATCGCGCGCGCGTGTTCGAGAAGTTCGAGCGGCTCGGCGCCAGCGAGCCCGGCTCGGGCCTCGGCCTCTATATCTCGCGCCGGCTCGCCCGCGCCATGGGCGGCGATATCGTCGTGGAGGATGGGATCGGGCCGGGCGCGCGGCTCGTCTTCACCCTGCCCCCCGCCGAGGCCTGA
- the lexA gene encoding transcriptional repressor LexA, protein MLTRKQHELLLFIHDRLEADGVSPSFEEMKAALDLKSKSGVHRLIRALEERSFIRRLPNRARALEVVKMPERTIPAKAAPLAEAPRPLPRAANDSVVELPLHGRIAAGLPIEALEGQATLPVPAALLGPGEHYALEVAGDSMIEAGILDGDYALIRRTETARDGEIVVALIDESEATLKFFRREGQMIRLDPANRSYSAQRYEPGQVRVQGRLSGLLRRY, encoded by the coding sequence ATGCTGACGCGCAAGCAACATGAGCTGCTCCTCTTCATCCATGATCGGCTTGAGGCGGATGGCGTTTCGCCCTCGTTCGAGGAGATGAAGGCCGCCTTGGATCTCAAATCCAAGTCCGGCGTGCACCGGTTGATCCGGGCGCTGGAGGAGCGCAGCTTCATCCGCCGCCTGCCCAATCGCGCGCGGGCGCTCGAGGTGGTGAAGATGCCCGAGCGCACCATCCCCGCCAAGGCCGCGCCGCTGGCCGAGGCGCCGCGTCCGCTGCCCCGCGCCGCGAACGACAGCGTGGTGGAACTGCCGCTGCACGGGCGCATCGCCGCCGGCCTCCCGATCGAGGCGCTGGAAGGCCAGGCGACACTGCCCGTTCCCGCCGCGCTGCTCGGGCCGGGCGAACATTATGCGCTCGAGGTCGCCGGCGATTCGATGATCGAGGCCGGCATTCTCGATGGCGACTACGCGCTTATCCGCCGCACCGAGACCGCGCGTGACGGCGAGATCGTGGTCGCGCTGATCGACGAGAGCGAGGCGACGCTCAAATTTTTCCGCCGCGAGGGCCAGATGATCCGGCTCGATCCCGCCAATCGCAGCTACAGCGCGCAACGCTACGAGCCGGGCCAGGTGCGCGTGCAGGGCCGGCTTTCGGGGCTGCTGCGCCGCTACTGA